The Gloeocapsa sp. PCC 73106 genomic sequence CTTTTTGGGGAGTTTCAAGATAGCATCGGTACTGGTAGTTTAAGAGCATTTACAGCAATATTCGCGCTTGTTTAGGACAATTGAAACCGGGCTTAATAATTATCTGGTCTACTTTTCCTCTTTCCCCTTTCCCCTTTCTCCTACAAGGTGCGCGAGTGCGCTCTACTTGGCGATCCTGGGTGAGTGCGTGTAGAACAGTTGTCATTAATGTTAGCAAACAAAATAAAGAGTGTCAAATGAGAAACTACTGTTATAGTAGGGAAGGATCTGTAAGCGCAATATTCGGTAAGTCTAGATGTTAGGGAGTGCGCTTAAACCCTGACAAGCATTCATCCTACACCGATTTGGATTATTGATTTTTTATGGTCAAATACGGCGACTGGGCTTCTGCCTGAAGGAGCTAAAAAAGAATGGTCACGAACGATCTGAAGTGGTCCAAAAAAGGAGAAATCAGATTTAAACTGACCCCAATCACGATATAGTCAATACTGATGAAGATTATTTCTTTTTTTTTACTGTTATTACTCTCAATCAGTGCATGGCTCGATCCGATGCAGCCTCTTGTCGCTTTTTCGGATAATTTTTGTTCAGAGGAGATGGTATTTATTCCAAGGGGGACTTTTCGTCTTGGCGACGATAAAAGTAATTTTCTTGAAGAAAAAGTGGCTGAAAATGTCACAGTCGATAATTTTTGCATTGATCGCTATGAAGTCACTAACTCAGATTTTGCTACATTTGTCAAAGCCACAGGTTATATAACTGTTGCGGAGCGTCCCTTGTCCAAAGAACAGTTTTCTAACTTACTAGATGAACAGCGATCGCCTGGGTCTCTGGTTTTTCAGCCGCCAGAAGAAGAAGCAACTCAAGTTCCTTATTTAAGCTGGTGGCATTGGGTGCTGGGAGCAAATTGGCTGCATCCCTACGGGCCTGATAGTTCCATTGAGGGCAAAGACAATTATCCTGTAGTTCATATGGCTTATGAGGATGCAGTAGCTTATGCTCAGTGGGCTGGTAAATCCCTGCCTACAGAAGCGCAATGGGAATATGCTGCTAGAGGTGGGCTTAAAAATAAGATTTTTAGTTGGGGAGATGAATATTCTGCTCAAAAAGCTAATACTTGGCAGGGAGTTTTCCCTTTTTTTAATACTAAAGAAGATGGTTATGTGGGGACATCTCCTGTTGGGTCTTTTCCTGCTAATAATTATGGGATTTATGATATCACTGGGAATGTTTGGGAGTGGACTTCAGATTGGTTTAGTTTAGGACACGATAGTCAAGCGAATAAAGTTAATCCGACAGGGCCAACTAAAGCGGAAAGTTTCGATCCTAAAAAACTCGGAGAAGGTGCTTTGCACGTTGTCAAAGGA encodes the following:
- a CDS encoding formylglycine-generating enzyme family protein, whose amino-acid sequence is MKIISFFLLLLLSISAWLDPMQPLVAFSDNFCSEEMVFIPRGTFRLGDDKSNFLEEKVAENVTVDNFCIDRYEVTNSDFATFVKATGYITVAERPLSKEQFSNLLDEQRSPGSLVFQPPEEEATQVPYLSWWHWVLGANWLHPYGPDSSIEGKDNYPVVHMAYEDAVAYAQWAGKSLPTEAQWEYAARGGLKNKIFSWGDEYSAQKANTWQGVFPFFNTKEDGYVGTSPVGSFPANNYGIYDITGNVWEWTSDWFSLGHDSQANKVNPTGPTKAESFDPKKLGEGALHVVKGGSYLCARNYCSRYRPAARESQAPDTGTTHIGFRLVKNLAPSGR